The bacterium genomic sequence ATGAACAGGCATGGTATAAAAATACCGAACTGAATGATCAACAGGTTCGCGAGAGGGAGTTTATTATGAAAAAAGCAATTGTTCTCAAAACCGCAGGCGTCGCAATGGCTGGACTCGTCATGATGGGTTGCTCCACTCCTCAATATCAGGAAAACCAATCAACGTTCAATCAAGCGGCCATTGGGGCGGCCTTAGGCGCCTTAGCGGGCGGTATCATCGGAAACAATAGTCACGGCGCCTTCGGCAATCGTGAAGGTATGGTTGCAGGCGCAGCACTCGGTGGATTACTTGGCGGAACGATGGGCCACCAAACCGACAAATCGAATGCTCAGATGAACAACATGAATTCGCAAATTGGTGCCGCGAATGAGGCCGCCAACACAACAGTCATCAATGTAAAGAATTCCAATGGGTCATATACCCCAGTCAATCTTCGCCGGGTGGGCAATCAATATGTCGGCCCGCGTGGTGAATATTATCCGGCACTGCCAACTGAAGAACAGTTGAAGATCGCGTACGGATTCTAATCGCTATTTCGCCAGCAACACGACAATCAACTTTCCCTGACCGGATGAAATCCCGCCGATGATCAGGGGGGTTCCATCACGGAGTTCAACGGTGGTCTGCATGATCTTTCGCCCACCGCGCTCGAGCACCACATTCAGGTTCTCCTGACCGCCTGAACAGCGGGCCACGATACCTGAGCTTAAGGATGCCGCACTGTTGGCCGGCAAGGACATGGATCGACTCGCCAGTAATTGAAATGTTTTATAAGGAAGATTATTCTGGAGCAGGTGCGCGACATCGCCCAACCCTGTCCCCATGCCCTGCCCTGCATTATTGGCCTCAACCAGCCTGACACTCAACATGGAGCCGGCAAATGCCCAGTTTGCGGTTGATATGAGAGCCAGTAACAGGATTGTTTTCAGGTTATTGGACATAGGTCACCCCTTACTCCCATCGTCGGACTCCAAATCTGTCACCCAAACGACGGTTCCTGGATTGTCTTCATCGGTCATGATGATCACACCACTGTGGGGAGCGAGAACTTGTAACGATTTAACCTGCGTCACCAGTGTTGAGGAGGCTGGCCATAGGACAAGCCCTGCAATGAGAACTGCCGCCGCAGTAGCGATTCCAATACGCCAACTCAAGACGGGGAACCAGGCGAACGCGGCTGCCGGACTGGCAGAATCCTGACGCATCAAGGAGGCTCGCGCCTTAAAATCCAGCTGGAACGACTCGGCATCGTTCTGCGGGGGCGGAGCTTTCTGGCTTCTTAAGCCCTCCTCGATCTCACTCCATGAGTTTTTTTTCATATCCACCCTCTCGCCGTTTTCACGCCAAGCACCGCCAGAGCTTTCACGAATTTGCGCCGCCCATTGAACAAACGGGACAT encodes the following:
- a CDS encoding glycine zipper domain-containing protein; translation: MKKAIVLKTAGVAMAGLVMMGCSTPQYQENQSTFNQAAIGAALGALAGGIIGNNSHGAFGNREGMVAGAALGGLLGGTMGHQTDKSNAQMNNMNSQIGAANEAANTTVINVKNSNGSYTPVNLRRVGNQYVGPRGEYYPALPTEEQLKIAYGF